One part of the Salmo salar chromosome ssa28, Ssal_v3.1, whole genome shotgun sequence genome encodes these proteins:
- the LOC106589740 gene encoding stonin-1, whose protein sequence is MCSVNNPNWVTFEDEGRTSTSPSFASTPLKIPESGTKLASTPLKSPGAKTSSPTSFASTPLKTAPGSVTTTGLKTIPRPNGLKLILPPVGDPSWIFSSSLESSSPPMHFNLNGSSCVPCNTPLCTPVREVPPTGALPFHCRPWDQHDFFRSFSSSSSASVPYSSSPPGPDQATTTGTTTHPQGDVSVSVSDGPSTFPSFQGDPGHFNPFWEGAGGHSVDSGSSSSDSEAGGSSLPRFFIRTKDGNEPPRPDHLQSSYSYICHKLEGLRAEEDNDTEEGVGMDRGGRRGVRDREAVKEGPSPAFVSHGLFRSEKRDGWSLMLRIPEKKNRMSSRQWGPIYLRLLSGGVLQMYYEKGLEKPFKEFQLQPHCRLSDLKLESNGEPRKIQTVKVEHVSYTEKKRYHPKLEVSHEAEVEQLLKFGTTEHSDMEDLFETMEEELLRLAPPLLQKRHYDEQEMTLQITDHLWVQLDKDGVLMDRAAMTRIHCLAFLNGPGECFLALNDLGLLRFDASYGSGSEEDDLLEGWMEISDCHFHKCINDLEFHRSRLLKFSPPDACRVELMRYKTLALGSTELPFSVKAVVTVQGAYVELQAFLNMSAIFPSFIGVSETQPLCENVLIRVPVPGDWVKVSRTVTLLRRKSLTARMNRNACLGSVSASESQPVMQVTVGTVKYENVYSAIVWRIDRLPAKNMAVDHPHTFSCKLELGSDQEIPSDWYPFVTMECDMVGAVVSQTRVKSLGTESDIQPQKHVTSRTHYHCQVEIEKKWIETEAQGQSGCTTQ, encoded by the exons ATGTGCTCCGTGAACAATCCAAACTGGGTGACCTTCGAGGATGAGGGGAGAACATCTACGTCTCCTTCTTTTGCCTCAACCCCCTTGAAGATACCAGAGAGTGGGACAAAGTTGGCCTCAACACCCCTGAAGTCACCAGGGGCAAAGACAAGTTCACCCACTTCCTTTGCCTCTACACCCCTGAAGACAGCCCCAGGTAGTGTGACAACGACAGGGTTAAAGACAATCCCCCGTCCCAATGGACTAAAGCTGATACTGCCCCCAGTCGGAGATCCATCCTGGATCTTCAGCAGTTCCCTTGAATCCAGCTCCCCTCCAATGCACTTTAACCTCAATGGAAGTTCCTGTGTGCCCTGCAACACTCCTCTTTGCACTCCGGTGAGGGAGGTTCCTCCTACCGGCGCGTTACCTTTCCATTGCAGGCCCTGGGATCAGCACGATTTCTTCCGTAGTTTTTCCAGTTCATCCTCTGCCTCTGTGCCTTATTCTTCTTCTCCCCCTGGCCCAGACCAGGCCACCACTACCGGCACCACCACACATCCCCAGGGTGacgtctccgtctctgtctccgaTGGCCCCAGTACCTTCCCCTCCTTCCAGGGGGACCCAGGACATTTCAACCCATTCTGGGAGGGGGCTGGTGGGCATAGCGTGGACTCTGGGAGCTCATCTTCTGACTCCGAGGCTGGAGGTTCTAGTCTGCCTCGCTTCTTCATCCGGACGAAAGACGGCAACGAGCCTCCTCGACCAGACCACCTCCAGAGCTCCTACTCCTACATCTGCCACAAGCTGGAGGGGCTGCGGGCTGAGGAAGACAATGACACAGAGGAAGGAgtagggatggatagaggggggaggagaggagtaagAGACAGGGAGGCGGTCAAGGAGGGACCATCACCAGCTTTCGTCTCTCACGGTCTGTTCCGTAGCGAGAAGAGAGACGGCTGGTCTTTAATGCTGAGGATCCCAGAGAAGAAAAACCGAATGTCGTCCCGACAGTGGGGCCCCATTTACCTGCGTCTGCTGTCTGGAGGTGTGCTCCAGATGTACTATGAGAAAGGACTGGAGAAGCCCTTCAAAGAGTTCCAGCTGCAGCCTCACTGCAGGTTGTCAGATCTCAAGCTGGAGAGCAACGGAGAGCCTCGCAAGATCCAGACAGTGAAGGTGGAGCATGTGTCTTACACAGAGAAGAAGCGCTACCACCCCAAG ctGGAGGTGTCACACGAGGCAGAGGTGGAGCAGCTgctgaagtttggaaccacggaACACAGCGACATGGAGGACCTCTTCGAAACTATGGAGGAGGAGCTTCTCAGGCTGGCGCCACCGCTGTTGCAGAAAAGACACTACGACGAACAGGAGATGACACTGCAGATCACAGACCACCTCTGGGTGCAGCTGGACAAG GACGGTGTGTTGATGGACCGGGCGGCCATGACGAGGATCCACTGCTTGGCGTTCCTCAATGGCCCAGGGGAGTGCTTCCTGGCTCTCAACGACTTGGGGCTTCTCCGCTTCGACGCCAGCTACGGCTCTGGCTCCGAGGAG GATGACCTCCTGGAGGGCTGGATGGAGATCAGCGACTGCCACTTCCACAAGTGCATCAACGACTTGGAGTTCCACAGGTCCCGGCTGCTCAAGTTCTCTCCTCCGGACGCCTGTAGAGTAGAACTGATGCGCTACAAGACATTAGCCCTGGGAAGTACCGAGCTGCCCTTCTCCGTCAAAGCTGTGGTGACTGTCCAAGGGGCCTACGTGGAACTCCAAGCCTTTCTCAACATGTCAGCTATCTTCCCGTCATTTATCGGAGTGTCGGAGACTCAGCCACTCTGCGAGAATGTCTTGATCCGTGTGCCGGTACCGGGGGACTGGGTGAAGGTGTCGCGTACAGTGACGTTGCTACGGCGTAAGTCACTGACGGCCAGGATGAACCGGAACGCGTGTCTGGGGTCAGTCAGCGCTTCAGAGTCACAGCCAGTCATGCAGGTTACCGTGGGGACGGTCAAGTATGAGAATGTGTACTCAGCCATCGTGTGGAGGATCGACAGACTGCCTGCTAAGAACATGG CAGTGGACCATCCCCATACCTTCTCCTGTAAGTTAGAGCTTGGTTCAGACCAGGAGATCCCCAGTGACTGGTACCCGTTTGTCACAATGGAGTGTGACATGGTGGGGGCCGTGGTTTCACAGACCAGAGTGAAGTCACTGGGCACAGAGAGTGACATTCAGCCTCAGAAACATGTCACCAGTAGGACCCACTATCATTGTCAG GTAGAGATTGAGAAGAAGTGGATTGAGACAGAAGCACAAGGGCAATCAGGCTGCACAACACAGTAA